One genomic segment of Aquipluma nitroreducens includes these proteins:
- a CDS encoding SGNH/GDSL hydrolase family protein yields MKQTSLFLMFLFLISIGFAQPVDPSKYASPIKVACIGNSITYGSGISDRPRDSYPSQLARMLGEKWEVRNFGVGGRTLLKKGDNPYWKEEAYSQAKAFLPDVVVIKMGTNDSKPQNWKFSSEFYTDYLAMVTELKNLPSHPRIYLCKPVPAYGNRWGINDSIIVHEVIPVIEKIAKKEKLTVIDLYSALSTKSDLFPDQIHPNAEGAGLMAKTIYKALTGNEGILVQAQYPGKPIDWHGFTKYDFQIDRRNARIVIPDKAATGKPWVWRARFPDWHYQMDSILIRKGFHVVYIDTDELLGSPGCVEIWNNFYNYLITQYGLNKKVALEGVSRGGLYVFNFAKKYPERIACIYAEAPVCDFKSWPGGKGAGKGDAESWKLLIKAYNFKTEQEALNYKDNPIENLENLAAAKVPLLFQIGLHDSIVPPDENTYILANKYIRLGGPAMIYPNTLGKQSLQWHHFPIDDVKCSADFIRNSYPEINPKLDSRNYHTMRSKLHNAQMIFEREKKGRVAFLGGSITAMNGWRDSICVYLQKHFPDTKFDFIAAGIPSFGSTPGAFRFERDVLKNGKVDLLFEEAAVNDRVNGFGPETQILGMEGIVRHARESNPAMDIVIMHFVDPDKMAEYRKGITPPEIQNHEKVAAHYGISTINLAKEVTERIDNGEFTWENDFKNLHPSPFGQHIYYQSMKTFLETCWSGFVADDDKLTAYPLPAKLNEASYTKGILIPAVNAKLVKGWQAIHNWTPTDKTGTRDDFTNVSMLVAETPGETLKFDFEGNAVGIAVASGLDAGMVEFRIDKGDWKKQDLYTQWSSQLHLPWFYTMGYGLKEGSHRLEISVLPEKNIQSKGTACRIRYFYVNK; encoded by the coding sequence ATGAAGCAAACCTCGTTATTCCTGATGTTTCTGTTTCTAATATCGATAGGTTTTGCACAACCTGTCGATCCAAGTAAATACGCTTCCCCAATTAAAGTAGCCTGCATTGGCAACAGCATCACATACGGCTCCGGAATTTCCGACCGGCCGCGCGATTCGTATCCATCGCAACTGGCTCGGATGTTAGGCGAAAAGTGGGAAGTCCGCAATTTTGGTGTAGGTGGCCGTACTTTATTAAAGAAAGGAGACAACCCCTATTGGAAAGAGGAAGCTTATAGTCAGGCAAAAGCTTTTCTTCCCGACGTGGTAGTCATAAAAATGGGCACAAACGATTCGAAACCTCAAAACTGGAAATTCTCGTCAGAATTTTACACCGATTATCTGGCCATGGTTACCGAACTCAAAAATCTCCCATCACATCCACGCATTTACCTGTGCAAGCCAGTTCCGGCCTATGGAAATCGTTGGGGAATTAACGATTCTATTATTGTTCATGAAGTAATCCCGGTTATCGAGAAAATTGCTAAAAAAGAAAAACTCACAGTCATCGACTTGTATTCAGCTCTTTCCACCAAATCAGATTTATTTCCCGATCAGATTCATCCAAATGCTGAAGGTGCCGGATTGATGGCCAAAACAATTTATAAGGCATTAACCGGAAATGAGGGAATTCTGGTTCAGGCGCAATATCCCGGTAAACCTATCGATTGGCATGGATTCACAAAATACGATTTCCAGATCGACCGGAGGAATGCCCGCATCGTGATTCCGGACAAAGCTGCTACAGGAAAACCATGGGTTTGGCGCGCCCGCTTCCCCGACTGGCACTACCAAATGGACAGCATCCTCATTCGTAAAGGGTTCCATGTGGTTTATATTGATACCGACGAACTTCTGGGATCGCCAGGTTGTGTTGAAATCTGGAACAATTTCTATAATTACCTGATAACTCAATACGGTCTGAATAAAAAAGTAGCCTTGGAAGGTGTGAGCCGGGGCGGATTGTATGTTTTCAATTTTGCGAAGAAATATCCTGAAAGAATTGCCTGTATTTATGCTGAAGCGCCGGTTTGCGATTTTAAAAGCTGGCCGGGCGGAAAAGGTGCTGGCAAAGGCGATGCTGAATCCTGGAAATTGTTAATAAAAGCCTACAATTTCAAAACCGAACAGGAAGCGCTCAATTATAAAGACAACCCCATCGAAAACCTCGAAAACCTAGCAGCAGCCAAAGTTCCGTTGCTCTTTCAAATTGGATTGCACGACAGCATTGTTCCTCCTGATGAAAATACTTATATTCTGGCTAATAAATACATCCGTTTAGGCGGCCCGGCCATGATTTATCCCAATACACTGGGCAAACAATCCCTTCAGTGGCACCATTTCCCGATTGACGATGTGAAATGTAGCGCCGATTTTATTCGGAACAGTTATCCGGAAATAAACCCCAAACTCGACAGCCGAAATTACCACACGATGCGCAGCAAATTACACAATGCACAAATGATATTCGAGCGCGAAAAGAAAGGGCGGGTTGCATTTCTTGGTGGCTCAATTACTGCCATGAATGGTTGGCGCGATAGCATTTGTGTCTATCTGCAAAAACACTTTCCCGACACCAAATTCGACTTTATTGCAGCCGGAATTCCATCCTTCGGAAGTACGCCGGGGGCGTTTCGTTTTGAACGCGATGTGCTGAAAAACGGAAAAGTTGATTTATTGTTTGAAGAAGCTGCGGTGAACGACCGTGTAAATGGGTTTGGGCCTGAAACGCAGATTCTGGGAATGGAAGGCATTGTCCGCCATGCCCGCGAATCGAACCCGGCAATGGACATTGTGATCATGCACTTTGTTGATCCGGATAAAATGGCCGAATACCGCAAAGGAATCACCCCTCCTGAAATTCAGAACCATGAAAAAGTTGCTGCACATTATGGCATCTCAACCATCAATCTGGCCAAAGAAGTGACAGAACGCATCGACAACGGCGAATTTACGTGGGAGAACGATTTTAAAAATTTACATCCATCTCCCTTCGGGCAACACATTTATTACCAGTCGATGAAAACGTTTCTGGAAACATGCTGGAGTGGTTTTGTGGCCGATGATGATAAACTAACAGCCTATCCCCTTCCGGCGAAATTAAACGAAGCAAGTTACACCAAAGGTATTTTGATTCCGGCAGTAAATGCGAAACTGGTAAAAGGTTGGCAAGCCATACACAACTGGACACCCACCGACAAAACCGGCACACGCGACGATTTTACCAACGTCTCGATGTTGGTTGCTGAAACTCCGGGTGAAACATTAAAATTTGATTTTGAAGGAAATGCAGTTGGTATTGCCGTGGCCTCAGGATTGGATGCTGGTATGGTTGAATTCCGTATTGATAAAGGCGACTGGAAAAAACAGGATTTATATACCCAATGGAGTTCGCAATTACACCTGCCCTGGTTTTACACCATGGGATATGGATTAAAGGAGGGAAGTCATCGGCTGGAAATCAGCGTTTTGCCTGAAAAGAACATTCAAAGCAAAGGAACAGCTTGCAGGATCAGGTATTTTTATGTGAACAAATAA
- a CDS encoding RagB/SusD family nutrient uptake outer membrane protein: protein MKIYKFITATVTVITLSVSFQSCSVEPEYYSQSVPELFFDTQQKVYQREGRAFTHWAWCMADAQAHSNFIRLQEFTTDEMLVPSRYNDWYDGGAYLRGYNHDFTPTTPGVYDAWRAFSMGVAQAWSAKDDIDQYVDFNKLGFPEGSRDAVLMQLQTLSAFFYWFGLDMFGGVPLYTSTQGEIQPRATDVETFNFIDKLLTEAIPKLPKKTTLGAQETGSINQAAAAMLQARLYFNAQSYIKKDMYSECAAICQDIIDGKYGTYKLDADWTNIFGFNNDRSSEIIWSVPSQYAVSERSVGPNSNHYGMGEYWDNGTIGSRNNGYCLVPSLDKNGKSYLTGSANAREGQTYRLGSPFAKFNDQDVRKQLAAYEGNGKFRGMFYFGKMVNPVNGKVCHGGNRQFKPTDTLLIVDQIARIIPMPGSEADHGKEGARWGEENSGVRLAKFSPTPWASNQTLRGNPDIPVFRIAEAYYMLAECKLRANDKAGAAKLINDVRKRYFTSADPDPVTAANLDEWRMLDEWMIEFIGEGRRRTDLVRWNKYTTQSWWDHPADGESKAFQNRFPIPEQAMASNQLIEQNPGY, encoded by the coding sequence ATGAAAATATATAAGTTTATAACAGCCACTGTAACTGTTATCACGTTATCCGTATCTTTCCAGTCGTGTTCGGTTGAACCGGAGTACTACTCACAATCGGTACCCGAACTATTTTTCGACACTCAACAGAAAGTATATCAGCGTGAAGGCCGCGCCTTTACTCATTGGGCTTGGTGTATGGCCGATGCTCAGGCTCATTCTAACTTTATTCGCCTTCAGGAATTCACAACCGATGAGATGCTGGTTCCCTCGCGTTACAACGACTGGTACGATGGCGGCGCTTATCTGCGGGGCTACAATCACGATTTCACGCCTACAACTCCCGGCGTTTACGACGCATGGCGCGCCTTTTCGATGGGCGTAGCACAGGCATGGAGCGCAAAGGATGACATCGACCAGTATGTCGATTTCAACAAACTGGGCTTCCCCGAAGGCAGCCGCGATGCTGTATTGATGCAGCTTCAAACATTATCGGCCTTCTTTTACTGGTTTGGACTTGATATGTTCGGTGGCGTACCGCTTTATACATCCACTCAGGGTGAAATTCAACCACGCGCTACTGATGTTGAAACATTCAACTTTATTGACAAGTTGCTTACCGAGGCAATACCGAAGCTACCAAAGAAAACAACCCTTGGAGCACAGGAAACCGGATCCATCAACCAGGCTGCCGCCGCCATGTTACAGGCACGGCTTTACTTTAACGCGCAGTCGTACATCAAGAAAGATATGTACAGTGAATGTGCCGCTATCTGTCAGGACATTATCGACGGAAAATATGGCACTTATAAACTTGATGCCGACTGGACAAATATTTTTGGTTTCAACAACGACCGATCTTCTGAAATCATTTGGTCGGTTCCAAGCCAGTATGCTGTCAGCGAACGCAGTGTAGGACCAAATTCAAATCACTACGGCATGGGTGAATACTGGGACAACGGAACCATAGGCAGCCGCAACAATGGTTACTGCCTTGTTCCTTCGCTTGATAAAAATGGCAAATCATACTTGACCGGCAGCGCAAATGCCCGCGAAGGACAAACCTATCGTTTGGGTAGCCCCTTTGCCAAATTCAATGATCAGGATGTGCGCAAGCAATTAGCTGCATACGAGGGCAATGGCAAGTTCCGTGGGATGTTCTATTTCGGTAAAATGGTAAATCCGGTTAACGGAAAAGTTTGTCATGGTGGTAACCGTCAGTTTAAGCCAACCGATACATTGTTGATCGTTGACCAGATAGCCCGTATAATTCCAATGCCAGGTTCAGAAGCCGATCATGGTAAAGAAGGTGCACGCTGGGGCGAAGAAAATTCAGGCGTTCGTCTGGCCAAGTTTTCGCCTACGCCATGGGCCAGCAATCAAACTTTAAGGGGAAACCCTGACATCCCTGTTTTCCGTATTGCCGAAGCATACTACATGCTTGCCGAATGCAAACTTCGAGCAAACGACAAAGCTGGCGCTGCTAAACTTATTAACGATGTACGCAAACGTTACTTTACAAGCGCGGATCCTGATCCGGTAACAGCAGCCAACCTCGACGAATGGCGAATGCTGGACGAATGGATGATTGAATTTATTGGAGAAGGTCGCCGTCGCACCGATTTAGTTCGCTGGAATAAATACACCACTCAATCGTGGTGGGATCACCCTGCCGATGGAGAAAGCAAAGCATTTCAAAACCGTTTCCCAATACCCGAACAGGCAATGGCAAGTAACCAGTTGATTGAGCAAAACCCGGGGTATTAA
- a CDS encoding SusC/RagA family TonB-linked outer membrane protein, whose protein sequence is MKLTTFLLFVLFFQVSAGVFSQNNGRLSLKAEKETLNNILKRIEDQTEFRFMYNANNINVERKIDVNCNSKSITEVLDLLFKGTDVKYRSFNNNYVLYTDAENSAESAQQQKSVSGKVTDTTGAPLPGVSVVIKGTTSGVITDMDGKFTLSKVTSDGILTFSFVGMKTQEIAVADKNTINVTMVEEAIGIDEVVAIGYGSMEKKQVTSSISSLAIKDLPLGVGGSSIATALQGKIGGLVMSGNASPNSGNTFQLRGMASINTSRTPLIVIDGMPGGDIRTLVQEDIQSIDVLKDASAGAIYGTRATGGVILITTKQAKSGALKMSLTSEVLFKKSFGKPDMLSAADYVATYGAAKNNDGYNTDWWDEAMSDNPTSNRHVFTLQGGSEAARMYATVMYDDNRGVLRGDTRKDYSGRINGDFKVLDGWLDISSHLSYRQALRNQNKPSIEGVMRANPTQPVYDPTSTTGWNVITQGDGTEMNNIAEAALTTDEGMDKWFRPDVELKVNIKPIKGLSYRQSGAYENRQWERHFYRSMFSREEIKAGRKGWAQMDFSKTELLNTDGYLSYVNEFGDHSLNVVAGYSYFEQNSDGFSAANGNFTNDLVKYWNLGEGTRLTEGLASMSSSKGITQKLMAYFARASYSYKDTYMATASVRREGSSKFAVNNRWGNFWAASAGWRISNENFLKYVSWVNDLKLRVAYGVTGNEGFSADYAARKYGSDTRWLLPDGTWAMSYGATTNLNKELGWEEKHEWNVGLDYSLFKNRVYGKFDLYRRAIKGLIYSVEVPQPPNTQSSMYKNIGTMENKGWEFEIGGDVVRSGNWHYSTSLNLSHNKTFIGSLWGDQTYINGASVNNWVEYAHRIQENVEVGSYFMYRYAGVSEGRFQIYNKDNNVIFSDEGSVDDRVYQKSYIPTLIAGWSHNLSYKKWDFNMTLTSWIDYDIYNAIELEYGLRNVVQGNMLYDAINKNGHITGRPSPSDYFLYDATFLKIQNLSLGYTLPMKKYTNLMENIRFYFTGNNLYTFTKYPGLNPEIDITGWDAGIEKKGDIYPQTRTFTFGAQFNF, encoded by the coding sequence ATGAAACTTACAACCTTTCTTTTATTTGTACTGTTTTTTCAGGTTTCGGCTGGTGTGTTTTCTCAAAACAATGGGCGCCTCAGTTTAAAAGCTGAAAAAGAAACTCTTAATAACATCCTAAAACGGATCGAAGATCAAACTGAGTTTCGCTTCATGTACAATGCGAACAACATCAATGTTGAGCGTAAAATTGACGTCAATTGTAATTCGAAAAGTATTACCGAAGTATTGGACCTGCTTTTCAAAGGTACCGATGTAAAGTACCGTTCGTTCAATAACAATTACGTTTTATATACCGACGCCGAGAATTCCGCAGAATCGGCACAGCAACAAAAATCGGTTTCAGGTAAAGTAACCGACACTACAGGCGCCCCACTTCCCGGAGTTTCTGTGGTTATAAAAGGCACAACGAGCGGTGTAATTACCGATATGGATGGGAAATTTACATTATCGAAAGTAACTTCTGATGGTATTTTGACCTTTTCTTTTGTTGGAATGAAAACTCAGGAAATAGCTGTTGCCGACAAAAATACGATTAATGTAACAATGGTAGAGGAAGCAATTGGTATTGATGAGGTCGTGGCTATTGGATATGGCAGCATGGAAAAGAAACAGGTAACGAGTTCTATCTCGTCACTTGCAATCAAAGATTTACCTCTCGGTGTTGGAGGTTCATCGATTGCTACAGCGCTACAAGGTAAAATTGGTGGTCTGGTCATGTCAGGAAATGCAAGTCCCAACTCGGGCAATACTTTCCAGTTACGTGGTATGGCGTCAATCAATACATCGCGCACTCCTCTGATTGTTATCGACGGAATGCCTGGCGGCGATATCCGTACACTTGTACAGGAAGACATTCAGTCGATCGATGTGCTGAAAGATGCCTCGGCAGGCGCAATTTATGGTACCAGAGCTACTGGCGGTGTAATTCTTATCACCACCAAGCAAGCCAAATCAGGAGCATTGAAAATGAGCCTGACCAGCGAAGTATTATTCAAGAAATCGTTCGGGAAACCCGATATGCTTAGTGCTGCCGACTATGTAGCCACTTATGGCGCAGCAAAAAACAACGACGGGTACAATACCGATTGGTGGGACGAGGCGATGAGCGACAACCCCACATCGAACCGCCACGTGTTCACTTTGCAGGGCGGCTCTGAAGCTGCACGTATGTATGCTACCGTGATGTATGACGACAATCGCGGCGTGCTGCGCGGCGATACCCGGAAAGACTATTCAGGACGTATCAACGGCGACTTTAAGGTACTCGATGGATGGTTGGATATTAGCAGCCACCTTAGCTACCGCCAGGCATTGCGGAACCAAAACAAACCATCTATCGAAGGTGTTATGCGCGCCAATCCAACTCAGCCAGTTTACGACCCAACCAGCACTACTGGCTGGAATGTGATAACACAAGGCGACGGAACAGAAATGAACAACATTGCTGAAGCAGCGCTCACTACTGATGAAGGTATGGACAAATGGTTCCGCCCCGATGTCGAACTTAAAGTGAATATCAAGCCGATCAAAGGATTGTCGTATCGTCAATCTGGTGCTTACGAAAACCGCCAGTGGGAACGTCATTTCTACCGCTCTATGTTCTCACGCGAAGAAATAAAAGCTGGACGTAAAGGTTGGGCACAAATGGATTTCAGCAAGACTGAACTGCTAAATACCGACGGATATTTGTCATACGTTAACGAATTTGGTGATCATTCTCTTAATGTCGTTGCAGGATATAGCTATTTCGAACAGAACAGCGATGGTTTTTCGGCTGCCAACGGTAATTTCACGAACGACCTGGTCAAATACTGGAACCTTGGTGAAGGAACCCGGTTAACAGAAGGCCTTGCCAGTATGAGTTCAAGCAAAGGAATCACGCAAAAACTGATGGCCTATTTTGCCCGCGCCAGCTATTCATATAAAGATACCTACATGGCCACCGCTTCGGTTCGACGCGAAGGTTCAAGCAAATTTGCAGTGAATAACCGTTGGGGTAACTTCTGGGCTGCATCAGCCGGATGGCGCATCTCAAACGAAAATTTCCTGAAATACGTTAGCTGGGTGAACGATCTCAAGCTGCGTGTTGCTTATGGTGTAACTGGTAACGAAGGTTTCTCGGCCGACTATGCCGCCAGAAAATATGGCTCGGATACCCGTTGGTTACTGCCCGATGGAACCTGGGCAATGAGTTATGGTGCCACCACAAACCTCAATAAAGAACTTGGATGGGAAGAAAAACACGAATGGAACGTTGGTCTGGACTACTCGCTGTTCAAAAACCGTGTGTACGGTAAGTTCGACTTGTACCGCCGCGCCATCAAAGGGCTGATTTATAGCGTGGAAGTTCCGCAACCACCAAACACCCAATCGAGCATGTACAAAAACATCGGTACAATGGAAAACAAGGGATGGGAATTTGAAATTGGCGGCGACGTTGTACGTTCAGGGAACTGGCACTACAGCACATCGTTGAACCTGAGCCACAATAAAACCTTCATCGGTTCGCTTTGGGGTGACCAAACCTATATCAACGGCGCCTCTGTAAACAACTGGGTTGAATATGCCCACCGTATTCAGGAAAATGTGGAAGTAGGAAGCTACTTTATGTACCGCTATGCCGGTGTAAGCGAAGGAAGATTCCAGATATACAATAAAGACAACAATGTGATTTTCTCGGATGAAGGATCGGTAGATGACCGCGTTTATCAGAAAAGTTATATTCCTACACTTATTGCAGGCTGGTCGCACAACCTCAGTTATAAAAAATGGGATTTCAACATGACTCTCACCAGTTGGATTGATTACGACATTTATAATGCCATTGAACTGGAATATGGATTGAGAAACGTGGTTCAGGGCAACATGCTCTACGATGCCATTAACAAAAACGGACATATCACCGGACGCCCTTCACCCAGCGACTATTTCCTTTACGATGCCACTTTCCTCAAAATTCAGAACCTCTCGCTGGGATATACGTTGCCAATGAAGAAATATACAAACCTCATGGAAAATATCAGGTTTTATTTTACCGGTAACAACCTCTATACTTTCACCAAGTATCCGGGGCTGAACCCTGAAATAGACATTACTGGCTGGGATGCTGGTATCGAGAAAAAAGGCGATATATATCCTCAGACCCGTACTTTTACGTTCGGTGCTCAGTTTAATTTCTAA
- a CDS encoding FecR family protein has product MEKSITDTLLFRFLDKETSEEENEVILRWVSDSEDNRTEFQRLHQAHHLSKLRSLKADIDVDEAWEKLNTILPKVRTRKNLINLDILWKVAASVLLVVAGGISSLWISGYFSDLQKSAIVELKASKGEKSQAVLADGSHVWLNSQTVLKYDALNPRKITLDGEAFFEIKKDRSHPFEVITASGMKVIVTGTKFNLRSFAGESIVETTLEEGEVHIEGANNKQTAQLEPGQQAQYNIGENNMSVRNVSPELYSLWKNNELRFADISFAELVPRIERWYGVTITLDSAQKNNDRFTMTIKTESLRELLNMMQLTSKFNYEIKGEQVKINF; this is encoded by the coding sequence ATGGAAAAATCAATAACCGATACCTTGTTGTTTCGCTTTCTGGACAAAGAGACTTCAGAAGAAGAAAATGAGGTTATTTTACGGTGGGTCTCCGATTCTGAAGATAACCGCACGGAATTCCAGCGGCTACATCAGGCCCATCATTTAAGTAAACTCCGCAGCTTAAAGGCCGACATTGATGTTGATGAAGCCTGGGAAAAATTAAACACAATTCTACCCAAAGTAAGAACAAGGAAAAACCTTATTAACCTCGATATTTTATGGAAAGTAGCAGCATCAGTTTTGCTTGTTGTAGCCGGGGGCATTAGCAGTTTATGGATAAGCGGTTATTTTTCTGACCTGCAAAAATCGGCTATTGTAGAACTAAAAGCATCGAAAGGAGAAAAATCACAGGCAGTGCTGGCCGATGGAAGCCATGTTTGGCTTAACTCGCAAACCGTTTTGAAATACGACGCTCTGAATCCTCGTAAAATAACCCTTGACGGAGAGGCTTTCTTTGAAATTAAAAAAGACCGCAGCCACCCTTTTGAAGTAATTACCGCCTCGGGAATGAAAGTGATTGTTACCGGCACCAAATTTAACTTACGAAGTTTTGCCGGAGAATCTATTGTTGAAACAACTCTGGAAGAGGGAGAAGTGCATATTGAAGGAGCCAATAACAAACAAACAGCCCAACTGGAACCGGGACAACAAGCCCAATACAACATCGGGGAAAATAACATGAGTGTAAGGAATGTTTCGCCTGAACTGTATTCCCTCTGGAAGAACAATGAACTCCGTTTTGCCGACATTTCATTTGCCGAGTTGGTTCCACGAATTGAACGCTGGTACGGGGTAACCATCACGTTGGATTCCGCTCAGAAAAACAATGACCGGTTTACGATGACAATTAAAACAGAGAGTCTTCGTGAACTACTGAATATGATGCAATTAACTTCAAAATTTAACTACGAGATAAAAGGCGAGCAAGTGAAAATAAATTTCTAA
- a CDS encoding RNA polymerase sigma-70 factor codes for MRPGSKQINEEHEFELIFRKYYVRLCGFANKFIANTPEAEEIVQEVFLNIWAKRDRLKLNDEIKPYLFKSVQNICFNFIEHQKVVDNYYSVIEVVYKNKKEEFDTYESVLFTEFQAKVDEAIGSLPEECRKIFKMSREDGLKYAEIADKLNLSVKTVETQMSRALSKLKTELKDYLCVLIVSLFLNN; via the coding sequence GTGAGACCTGGTAGCAAACAAATAAACGAAGAACACGAGTTCGAATTAATTTTTCGGAAATACTACGTCCGTTTATGTGGTTTTGCCAACAAATTCATTGCGAACACCCCGGAAGCTGAAGAGATTGTTCAGGAGGTCTTTCTGAATATCTGGGCAAAAAGAGACCGTTTGAAACTCAACGACGAAATCAAGCCATACCTTTTTAAATCGGTACAAAACATTTGCTTCAATTTTATTGAGCATCAAAAAGTGGTTGATAATTATTATTCAGTAATAGAAGTTGTTTACAAAAATAAAAAAGAGGAGTTCGACACCTACGAGTCGGTACTTTTTACCGAATTTCAGGCAAAAGTTGACGAAGCCATTGGTTCGTTACCCGAAGAATGCCGTAAAATATTCAAAATGAGCCGTGAAGATGGGTTGAAGTATGCCGAAATTGCCGATAAGCTAAACCTGTCGGTAAAAACGGTTGAAACCCAAATGAGCCGCGCACTTTCCAAACTAAAAACCGAGTTAAAGGATTACCTCTGTGTACTTATTGTCAGCCTTTTCCTGAATAATTGA
- a CDS encoding PQQ-binding-like beta-propeller repeat protein — protein sequence MRQSSFFLFICFCFFLNLNGAHAQLKPSDFTSNWPEWRGLYNSGAVNGGATPVEFSETKNVKWKIEIPGKGHATPIVWGNQIIIQTAVPTDKKVEKTDAAPANPMSPTQTDLIHQFTVISIDKASGKINWKTAVKEELPAERTHELGSWASNSPVTDGENIYAFFGSRGLYCLDMKGNVKWSRNFGQMEIVASFGEGSTPAVYKDKVFVQWDHQQKSYLYALDKNTGKEAWTAEREEITSWATPLVVEVNGKAQVITSATNKVRSYDAETGKVIWECTGMTRNVIPNPMYADGILYLMSGFRGNAVKAIDLAKAQGDITGIPAILWEYNQDASYTPSPVLMDGKLYFLKGNNGIITCLDAKTGKPIYSNQKIDGITNIFSSPTGNKDKIYVAATNQVSVVKAGPEFSILAKNTLDDTFEASPIVVGNDLFLRGAKYLYCISEK from the coding sequence ATGAGACAATCGTCATTCTTCCTATTTATCTGTTTTTGCTTCTTTTTAAATTTAAATGGTGCTCATGCACAACTAAAACCCTCCGATTTTACTTCCAACTGGCCCGAATGGCGTGGCTTGTACAATTCCGGAGCAGTTAATGGCGGCGCTACTCCGGTTGAATTCAGCGAAACCAAAAATGTGAAGTGGAAAATCGAAATTCCGGGGAAAGGCCATGCCACACCGATCGTTTGGGGAAACCAGATTATTATACAGACGGCTGTACCTACCGATAAAAAGGTTGAAAAAACAGATGCAGCGCCTGCAAATCCAATGTCTCCAACCCAGACTGATCTGATTCATCAGTTTACAGTAATTTCTATTGATAAAGCTTCAGGGAAAATAAACTGGAAGACCGCGGTTAAGGAAGAACTACCTGCAGAACGTACTCACGAGTTGGGTAGTTGGGCTTCGAACTCACCGGTAACTGATGGTGAAAATATATATGCGTTCTTTGGCTCGCGCGGGTTGTATTGCCTCGATATGAAAGGAAATGTGAAATGGAGTCGGAATTTTGGACAAATGGAAATTGTGGCCAGTTTTGGCGAAGGCAGCACTCCTGCAGTTTATAAAGACAAAGTTTTTGTGCAGTGGGATCATCAGCAAAAGTCGTATTTGTACGCGTTGGACAAGAATACCGGCAAGGAAGCCTGGACTGCCGAGCGCGAAGAAATTACTTCGTGGGCAACTCCACTGGTTGTTGAGGTGAATGGAAAAGCACAGGTAATTACCAGCGCCACCAACAAAGTGCGTAGCTACGATGCCGAAACCGGCAAGGTAATTTGGGAATGTACCGGAATGACCCGCAATGTGATTCCGAACCCGATGTATGCTGACGGAATTTTGTACCTGATGAGCGGATTCCGCGGCAACGCCGTTAAAGCGATTGATTTAGCCAAAGCGCAGGGCGATATTACCGGAATTCCAGCCATTTTATGGGAGTACAATCAGGACGCTTCATACACGCCAAGCCCGGTTTTAATGGATGGTAAATTGTATTTCCTGAAGGGGAACAACGGAATAATCACTTGCCTGGATGCCAAAACCGGGAAACCGATTTACAGCAACCAGAAAATTGATGGTATTACCAATATTTTCTCGTCGCCCACCGGAAATAAAGACAAAATTTATGTGGCTGCAACCAACCAGGTTAGCGTGGTGAAAGCCGGACCAGAGTTCTCAATCCTGGCTAAAAATACCTTGGATGATACATTTGAAGCTTCGCCAATTGTGGTTGGAAATGATTTGTTTTTGCGGGGAGCAAAGTATTTGTATTGCATTTCGGAAAAATAG